The proteins below are encoded in one region of Aeromonas jandaei:
- a CDS encoding FG-GAP-like repeat-containing protein — protein sequence MNKIKLLGLLTCLPHIGIAQPLLAPIPNEAPHIWDKENQYTVANNQPSSTGDILLNVYDVEKDPVFIKSYSPQTRTGHGQIEHRGDGIFLYTPDSSGYVGSDSFTVEISDGINSVTSTVTLDVVSGNSMTVPTQFNLVDRLPLGKAMRTAVASTDVDGDGIKDLVVSRADRTGELKWYRFDNNEQTWQEAGLLLNTGNINHTAVRFHDINQDGIDDLLTLNFDNNKQGVHVYYGARNSGTNHLEYLEKPIRVVDLSGNPFIPENISAGHPNFSLVDYDQNGSIDFIINNNQVYTDQLVYLNSAARGQLPILSGENKAVLYNSSGYHSSTYYFDSQDIATGRITGCNWCKIDYSKDGYKSAIPLIDENGQNLDLHKMTNGPVFESLDINGDGIYDLVLGGASNTELLISYGKALDIDAAITTIRNELANAEPDFVNVINPLSNQFALHGKISSQHERDRLYQAITELVASTPDLAMDKPQRYNFASYSTQLAIILDHLKPKTRASRASITGLFKIGGVKKDIFVKYGLLVGDNQKASQGQLVAMLEFFDNHPMGLMFPDTLVSLDRFFNSGNDAFVHRYTSSKNTFGMSITRHLREWRADLQKPIVAQLGTGADYGNYFTFVLAHEVTHSLNQYISRPEYNQGRYDYVRRWDQMLKLAADCSPDIKDCNNLSFMRGGIEAFMGARQETLATQANQHWANSEARIVGAIDRWHRNGETGVFNMTANITEVLTFLDFLSVGKNKIPMFHTSYNKENDKVDFGVEYALLTRNEQGYIDSVRMTKSGNYYKFVVNELGVVTEIVDTSLPEHDFIFPDGLGQYRDGTRVLFDGLGVYQCFGPWAAHCNNQAYAPGVAVDPNWINQQWRQAD from the coding sequence ATGAATAAAATAAAATTATTGGGTTTGTTAACCTGTTTGCCTCATATTGGTATTGCACAGCCACTTCTGGCCCCCATACCAAATGAAGCACCACATATCTGGGATAAAGAAAACCAATACACTGTTGCCAATAACCAACCCTCCTCCACTGGTGACATTCTTTTAAACGTCTACGACGTTGAAAAAGATCCGGTCTTCATTAAAAGCTATTCGCCGCAAACTCGCACTGGTCACGGCCAAATTGAACATCGTGGAGATGGTATTTTTTTATATACCCCTGACAGCAGCGGTTATGTTGGCAGCGACAGTTTCACCGTAGAAATTTCGGATGGTATCAACAGCGTCACCAGCACGGTGACGCTGGATGTGGTATCCGGCAATAGCATGACAGTACCAACCCAGTTCAATCTGGTCGACCGGCTACCTCTCGGCAAAGCCATGCGTACTGCCGTTGCCAGTACCGATGTTGATGGCGATGGCATAAAGGATCTGGTGGTCAGCAGAGCCGATCGCACTGGCGAGCTCAAGTGGTACCGCTTTGACAACAATGAACAGACCTGGCAAGAAGCCGGCTTGCTGCTCAATACCGGCAACATCAACCATACTGCCGTGCGTTTCCATGACATCAACCAGGATGGTATTGACGATCTGCTGACCCTCAATTTTGACAATAACAAGCAGGGCGTACATGTCTATTATGGTGCTCGCAACTCAGGTACCAACCATCTGGAATATCTGGAAAAGCCGATCAGAGTCGTTGATTTATCCGGCAATCCTTTCATCCCTGAAAATATAAGCGCTGGCCACCCCAATTTTTCTCTGGTCGATTATGACCAGAATGGCAGCATCGACTTCATTATCAACAACAATCAGGTCTATACAGATCAGCTTGTTTATTTGAACTCGGCGGCACGTGGGCAGCTCCCGATCCTCTCCGGGGAAAACAAGGCAGTCCTATACAATAGTAGTGGCTATCACTCATCCACCTATTATTTTGACAGTCAGGATATTGCAACAGGCAGAATTACAGGCTGCAACTGGTGCAAGATCGATTACAGCAAGGATGGTTATAAATCCGCGATTCCATTAATTGATGAGAATGGTCAGAATCTGGACCTGCACAAAATGACCAATGGTCCGGTATTTGAAAGTCTGGATATCAACGGTGATGGTATTTATGACCTGGTACTGGGCGGTGCAAGCAATACTGAACTGCTGATCTCTTATGGCAAAGCGCTGGATATCGATGCGGCGATCACCACCATCCGCAACGAGCTTGCCAATGCCGAGCCGGACTTCGTCAACGTCATCAACCCGCTCTCCAACCAATTTGCCCTACATGGCAAGATCAGCAGCCAGCATGAGCGCGATCGGCTCTATCAGGCTATCACGGAGCTGGTTGCCAGCACGCCCGATCTGGCGATGGACAAACCGCAGCGATACAACTTTGCCAGCTACTCAACACAACTGGCGATTATTCTGGATCACTTAAAACCGAAGACCAGAGCGAGCCGGGCAAGCATTACCGGATTGTTTAAGATCGGCGGAGTGAAAAAGGATATTTTCGTCAAATACGGGCTGCTGGTCGGTGATAACCAAAAAGCCAGTCAGGGCCAGTTAGTGGCGATGCTGGAGTTTTTTGACAATCACCCGATGGGGCTGATGTTCCCCGATACGCTGGTATCGCTGGATCGTTTTTTCAATAGTGGCAATGATGCCTTCGTGCATCGCTACACCTCAAGCAAGAATACTTTTGGTATGAGTATTACTCGCCACCTGCGAGAATGGCGTGCCGACCTGCAAAAGCCGATCGTGGCGCAGCTGGGCACAGGAGCGGACTACGGCAACTACTTTACCTTCGTGCTGGCTCATGAGGTCACCCACTCGCTGAACCAGTACATCAGCAGACCAGAGTACAACCAGGGCAGATATGATTACGTCCGCCGCTGGGATCAGATGCTGAAGCTGGCCGCTGACTGCTCACCGGATATCAAGGACTGCAATAACCTCTCCTTTATGCGCGGCGGAATCGAAGCGTTTATGGGAGCCCGCCAAGAAACCCTCGCGACCCAAGCTAATCAACATTGGGCTAATTCCGAAGCCCGCATAGTGGGTGCTATCGACCGTTGGCATCGCAATGGTGAAACGGGCGTCTTCAATATGACTGCCAACATCACCGAGGTGCTGACCTTCCTCGATTTTCTGTCGGTCGGCAAAAACAAGATCCCCATGTTCCACACCTCCTACAACAAGGAGAACGACAAGGTCGATTTTGGTGTTGAATACGCGCTGCTGACGCGCAACGAGCAGGGCTATATCGACAGCGTGCGGATGACCAAGAGCGGCAACTACTACAAGTTTGTGGTGAATGAGTTGGGTGTCGTCACCGAGATCGTCGATACCAGCCTGCCGGAGCATGACTTCATCTTCCCGGACGGCCTTGGCCAATACCGGGACGGCACCAGAGTGCTGTTTGACGGCTTGGGGGTCTACCAGTGCTTTGGCCCCTGGGCCGCTCACTGCAACAATCAGGCATATGCTCCCGGCGTAGCCGTAGATCCCAACTGGATTAACCAGCAATGGCGACAGGCTGACTAA
- a CDS encoding immunoglobulin-like domain-containing protein, with translation MNKLKLSLLGCLLGMGAPMAQAASAGQAMVNPQSGVVVGYWHNWCGGSGYQGGTAPCVKLDQVNPQYNVVDVSFMKVYGSDPIPTFKLDPATGMSESQFIEQIALLNSQGRSVLLALGGADAHIELRTGQEQAFADEIIRLVETYGFDGLDIDLEQSAITAANNQTVIPAALRLVKDHYRAQGKNFLITMAPEFPYLTASGLYTPYLRALEGYYDWINPQFYNQGGDGIWIDGVGWIAQNNDALKEEFIYYMADSLINGSRGYYKIPHDKLVFGIPTNIDAAATGYVKNPQDLFDAFNKLKSQGQPLRGVMTWSINWDMGRNAAGQAYNEAFIKSYGPFIHDQNITPPDENGKPVFSGLSDARVKHGTRFDPLAGVSANDKEDGDLTGQIQVEGSVDTQRIGLYPLTYKVSDSDNQTTEQVRTVEVYSMKPVFTGIADTTIELGTPFNVMTGVSAHDEEDGDLTANIQVSGNVDSSKVGRYTLTYLVSDSAGQRVTQQRNVTVREQGAICQNSWDAKKTYVGGDIVSHNGKSWRAEWCTQNDEPGTTGEWGVWRLQGDSDCDGGEKPPVIGSSDFTVSAMGSDYTIVNGQVSIRFNVTTANPVQISATLEQNGRSYGNTTSLVNGTSALVLQGSNVTDGSYEVVINGLADSQQPVVQRFPVALTEQSSGGGEGDYPAYAPNTSYQAGDRVSNAGGNYECKPWPYSGWCGGSTSHYAPGTGSAWSDAWIKI, from the coding sequence ATGAACAAATTGAAGTTATCCCTGCTGGGCTGTCTGCTCGGCATGGGCGCCCCCATGGCGCAGGCCGCCTCGGCCGGCCAGGCCATGGTCAATCCCCAGTCCGGTGTCGTGGTGGGTTACTGGCACAACTGGTGCGGTGGCTCTGGCTATCAGGGCGGTACCGCCCCCTGCGTCAAGCTCGACCAGGTCAATCCGCAATACAACGTGGTCGATGTCTCCTTCATGAAGGTGTACGGCAGCGATCCCATCCCCACCTTCAAGCTCGACCCGGCCACCGGCATGAGCGAGAGCCAGTTTATCGAGCAGATTGCCCTGCTGAACAGCCAGGGCCGCTCCGTGCTGCTGGCGCTGGGCGGTGCCGATGCCCATATCGAGCTGCGTACCGGTCAGGAGCAGGCCTTCGCCGACGAGATCATCCGTCTGGTGGAGACCTATGGCTTCGACGGTCTGGACATCGATCTGGAGCAGTCCGCCATCACTGCCGCCAACAACCAGACCGTGATCCCGGCAGCCCTGCGGCTGGTCAAGGATCACTACCGCGCACAGGGGAAAAACTTCCTCATCACCATGGCGCCCGAGTTCCCCTACCTGACCGCCAGCGGTCTCTATACCCCCTATCTGCGGGCGCTGGAAGGCTACTACGACTGGATCAATCCCCAGTTCTACAACCAGGGTGGCGACGGCATCTGGATCGACGGGGTAGGCTGGATCGCCCAGAACAACGATGCCCTGAAAGAAGAGTTCATCTACTACATGGCGGACTCGCTGATCAACGGCAGCCGCGGCTACTACAAGATCCCCCACGACAAGCTGGTATTCGGCATTCCGACCAATATCGATGCGGCCGCCACCGGTTACGTCAAGAATCCGCAGGATCTGTTCGATGCTTTCAACAAGCTGAAGAGCCAGGGTCAGCCCCTGCGCGGCGTGATGACCTGGTCCATCAACTGGGACATGGGTCGTAACGCGGCCGGTCAGGCCTACAACGAAGCCTTCATCAAGAGCTACGGCCCCTTCATCCACGATCAGAACATCACCCCGCCGGACGAGAACGGCAAGCCGGTGTTCAGCGGCCTGAGCGATGCCCGCGTCAAGCACGGCACCCGCTTTGACCCGCTGGCCGGCGTCAGCGCCAATGACAAGGAAGATGGCGATCTGACCGGCCAGATCCAGGTAGAAGGGAGCGTCGATACCCAGCGCATCGGTCTCTATCCCCTCACCTACAAGGTGAGCGACAGCGACAACCAGACTACCGAGCAGGTTCGCACCGTCGAGGTCTACAGCATGAAGCCGGTCTTTACCGGTATTGCGGACACCACTATCGAGCTCGGCACGCCGTTCAACGTCATGACCGGCGTCAGCGCCCACGATGAGGAAGATGGCGATCTGACCGCCAACATTCAGGTCAGCGGCAACGTCGACAGCAGCAAGGTCGGCCGCTACACCCTCACCTATCTGGTGAGCGATAGCGCAGGCCAGCGTGTCACCCAGCAGCGCAACGTGACCGTCAGGGAGCAGGGCGCCATCTGTCAGAACAGCTGGGATGCCAAAAAGACCTACGTCGGCGGCGACATCGTCAGCCATAACGGCAAGAGCTGGCGCGCCGAGTGGTGCACCCAGAACGACGAGCCGGGTACGACCGGTGAGTGGGGCGTCTGGCGTCTGCAGGGAGACAGCGACTGCGATGGTGGCGAGAAGCCGCCGGTGATCGGCAGCAGCGACTTCACTGTCAGCGCCATGGGTTCCGACTACACCATAGTCAACGGTCAGGTCTCCATCCGCTTCAATGTCACCACCGCCAACCCGGTACAGATCTCTGCCACGCTGGAGCAGAACGGTCGCAGCTATGGCAACACCACCAGCCTGGTGAACGGCACCAGCGCACTGGTTTTGCAGGGCAGCAATGTGACCGATGGCAGCTACGAAGTGGTGATCAACGGTCTGGCAGATAGCCAGCAACCGGTGGTACAGCGCTTCCCGGTTGCGCTGACCGAGCAGAGCAGCGGCGGTGGCGAGGGTGACTACCCGGCCTACGCCCCCAACACCAGCTATCAGGCCGGTGATCGGGTCAGCAATGCCGGTGGCAACTACGAGTGCAAACCCTGGCCCTACAGCGGCTGGTGTGGCGGCTCGACCAGCCACTATGCGCCGGGTACCGGCAGTGCCTGGAGCGATGCCTGGATTAAAATCTGA
- the prlC gene encoding oligopeptidase A: MNNPLLSMDSLPPFSQIQPDHVQPAVTQAIADCKQKIKDVLAHTEPHTWDSLIAPLEEVNDRLARIWSPVSHLNSVLNSEPLRAAHDACLPLLSEFQTYVGQHEGLYQAYLALSESDDFPRLGGAQRKEIQNTLRDFRLSGIGLPAEAQQRYGEIQARLSELASRFSNNVLDATQGWHKLVADEAELAGLPESVLAAARQMAEFKGKEGWLFTLDIPSYLPVMMYADNRELRAEMYEAFTTRASDQGPNAGKWDNSAIMTELLTLRSELARLLGFANYAELSLATKMADKTSQVVDFLTDLAAKSLPQGKAELEEIRAFAAEQHGQSELAAWDIAYYAEKLKQHKFSISDEQLRPYFPANKVVKGLFEVVKRVFGMKVRERLGIDTWHPDVRFYDIFDSEDELRGSFYLDLYAREHKRGGAWMDVCLGRRYRQDGSLQKPVAYLTCNFNGPVDGKPALFTHDEVVTLFHEFGHGIHHMLTRIDVAGVAGINGVAWDAVELPSQFLENWCWESEALAFISGHYETGEPLPADLLEKMLTARNFQAAMQMLRQLEFALFDFRLHQEFDPAKPDQIPALLGEVRSQVAVMTPPAFNRFQHSFSHIFAGGYAAGYYSYKWAEVLSADAFSRFEEEGIFNPATGQSFLQNILEKGGSKEPMELFRAFRGREPKVDALLRHSGIAA; this comes from the coding sequence ATGAATAACCCTTTGCTGTCAATGGATTCGCTGCCACCTTTCAGCCAGATCCAGCCTGATCATGTACAGCCCGCCGTGACGCAGGCCATCGCCGATTGCAAACAGAAGATCAAGGATGTGCTGGCGCACACCGAGCCCCACACCTGGGACAGCCTGATCGCCCCGCTGGAAGAGGTCAACGACCGTCTGGCGCGGATCTGGTCACCGGTCAGCCACCTCAACTCCGTGCTCAACAGCGAACCACTGCGCGCGGCCCACGATGCCTGTCTGCCGCTGCTCTCCGAATTCCAGACCTATGTCGGTCAACATGAAGGGCTCTATCAAGCCTATCTGGCGCTCTCCGAGAGCGATGATTTCCCGCGGCTTGGCGGCGCCCAGCGCAAGGAGATCCAGAACACCCTGCGCGATTTCCGTCTCTCCGGTATCGGTCTGCCCGCCGAGGCGCAGCAGCGCTACGGCGAAATTCAGGCCCGCCTCTCCGAGCTGGCTTCCCGCTTCAGCAACAACGTGCTGGATGCGACCCAAGGCTGGCACAAGCTGGTGGCCGATGAAGCCGAGCTGGCCGGTCTGCCGGAGAGCGTGCTGGCGGCGGCTCGTCAGATGGCCGAGTTCAAGGGTAAAGAGGGCTGGCTGTTCACGCTGGATATTCCCTCCTACCTGCCGGTGATGATGTATGCCGACAACCGCGAACTGCGCGCCGAGATGTATGAGGCCTTCACCACGCGCGCCTCCGATCAGGGGCCCAATGCTGGCAAGTGGGACAACTCCGCCATCATGACCGAGCTGCTCACCCTGCGCAGCGAGCTCGCCAGGTTGCTGGGCTTTGCCAACTATGCCGAGCTGTCGCTGGCGACCAAGATGGCCGACAAGACCAGTCAGGTGGTGGATTTCCTCACCGATCTGGCGGCCAAATCCCTGCCGCAAGGCAAAGCCGAGCTGGAAGAGATCCGCGCCTTCGCCGCCGAACAACATGGCCAGAGCGAGCTGGCGGCTTGGGATATTGCCTACTACGCCGAGAAGCTCAAGCAGCACAAATTCTCCATCTCCGACGAGCAACTGCGCCCCTACTTCCCCGCCAACAAGGTGGTGAAAGGGTTGTTCGAAGTGGTCAAGCGGGTGTTCGGCATGAAGGTGCGCGAGCGCCTCGGCATCGACACCTGGCATCCGGATGTGCGCTTCTACGACATCTTCGATAGCGAGGATGAGCTGCGCGGCAGCTTCTATCTCGACCTCTATGCTCGCGAGCACAAGCGGGGCGGTGCCTGGATGGATGTCTGCCTGGGTCGTCGCTACCGTCAGGATGGGTCGCTGCAAAAGCCGGTCGCCTACCTGACCTGCAACTTCAACGGCCCGGTGGATGGCAAGCCTGCGCTCTTTACCCATGACGAAGTGGTCACTCTGTTCCACGAATTCGGTCACGGCATTCACCATATGCTGACCCGGATCGACGTGGCTGGCGTGGCCGGTATCAACGGCGTGGCCTGGGATGCGGTGGAGCTGCCTAGCCAGTTCCTCGAGAACTGGTGCTGGGAGTCGGAGGCGCTGGCCTTTATCTCCGGCCATTACGAGACCGGCGAGCCGCTGCCTGCCGATCTGCTGGAGAAGATGCTGACTGCCCGCAACTTCCAGGCCGCCATGCAGATGCTGCGTCAGCTGGAGTTCGCTCTGTTCGACTTCCGCCTCCATCAGGAGTTTGACCCGGCCAAACCGGATCAGATCCCGGCGCTGCTGGGAGAGGTGCGCAGCCAGGTGGCGGTGATGACGCCGCCTGCGTTCAATCGCTTCCAACACAGCTTCTCCCACATCTTTGCCGGCGGTTATGCGGCGGGCTACTACAGCTACAAGTGGGCGGAAGTGCTCTCTGCCGATGCCTTCTCCCGTTTCGAGGAGGAGGGGATCTTCAACCCGGCGACCGGCCAATCCTTCCTGCAGAACATTCTGGAGAAAGGGGGCTCGAAGGAGCCGATGGAGCTGTTCCGTGCTTTCCGTGGCCGGGAGCCAAAGGTCGATGCGCTGCTGCGCCATAGCGGGATTGCGGCATAA
- a CDS encoding putative bifunctional diguanylate cyclase/phosphodiesterase, whose amino-acid sequence MRRALDSVYQIISSLAHSSGQGYFDTFVSEIAAVVMADVVLIATWEPNAAQFRAQAAYPSCLEPESLQLPLTGSPDAITWHEGEAWFSDRLLQLFPYVPLAQEWQPQAYAGIVLKNADGEPIGICSLLYRQPQANMGKVMGLLKLLGPLAGRELALLLQRAQQPLPDSPHMLQSMLSHAPVGIGKLDLAGRILWANPAIEKMLGYPLDELLHRTISDINHPEDWMRSAEYYEQLYRGERSSFTQEKRYFCKGGEVLWGRVTVTLIRDALQQPDYLMVLLENIDPLKRHAEQLKLSHRVYDNLSEAILVCDDDSRIISVNPAFEQITGYSSEEVCGQRPSILKSGLHDQTFYADMYHALERVGVWRGEVWNKRKNGKLYPQQLMISTLREGGKIQQYIAIFSDLSQTKLAEQKIAAQANYDNLTSLPNRWLFGRCLGRFCERGERFALMVLDLNNFKAVNNSMDHHAGDALLREVSDRLVSRVRTEDLVARIGGDEFAFLVPGIVTRRQAEVFAKQVIGSFARPFMLANQHLYVTATVGMTLCPIDGSESDELLRNAEQALFAAKRQGRLIGTYCSSMREEVRQRHQMQQDLAEAIKQEQLTMAYQPIWDNRSGRVAKLEALVRWYHPQWGQVSPAEFIPLAEEAGLIQGLGSLVLWQSCRDLARLQRSGFPELQMSINRSTMEFQTIDPEASEWLKVIHHFELDPADIVIEITESLLMESSDQHRVRIDALREAGCKLAIDDFGTGYSALNYLRTFPVDLVKIDRSFVRHIPFNEQDRMLLDGIINIVHNLGMQVVIEGVETREQLNFLCQKGCAFTQGYLLSRPLAYDDLTEYLQLNDKNMFLQARSS is encoded by the coding sequence ATGAGGCGAGCACTCGATTCCGTCTATCAAATCATCTCCAGTCTGGCTCATTCGAGTGGTCAGGGATATTTCGATACCTTTGTGAGTGAAATCGCCGCGGTTGTGATGGCTGATGTCGTCCTGATCGCAACATGGGAACCAAACGCTGCCCAGTTCAGGGCGCAGGCCGCTTATCCCTCCTGTCTTGAACCCGAATCCCTGCAACTGCCGCTAACCGGCTCGCCCGATGCCATCACCTGGCATGAGGGAGAAGCCTGGTTCAGCGACCGTCTGCTCCAGCTCTTCCCCTATGTGCCCCTTGCGCAGGAGTGGCAGCCACAGGCCTATGCCGGCATTGTGCTCAAGAATGCCGATGGCGAGCCCATCGGTATCTGCAGCCTGCTCTATCGCCAGCCGCAGGCCAACATGGGCAAGGTGATGGGGTTGCTCAAGCTGCTGGGGCCGCTGGCTGGCCGCGAGCTGGCCCTCCTGCTGCAGCGCGCGCAGCAGCCGCTGCCCGATTCGCCCCATATGCTGCAGAGCATGCTCTCCCATGCGCCGGTCGGGATCGGCAAGCTGGATCTTGCCGGGCGAATCCTGTGGGCCAACCCGGCCATCGAAAAGATGCTGGGATACCCGCTCGACGAGCTGCTCCATCGCACCATCTCCGACATCAACCATCCCGAAGACTGGATGCGCAGCGCCGAATACTACGAGCAGCTCTATCGTGGCGAGCGCAGCAGCTTCACTCAGGAGAAGCGCTACTTCTGTAAGGGCGGGGAAGTGCTGTGGGGGCGGGTGACGGTAACCCTTATTCGCGATGCGCTACAGCAGCCGGATTATCTGATGGTGCTGCTGGAGAATATCGATCCCCTCAAGCGCCACGCCGAGCAGCTCAAGCTCTCCCACCGGGTCTATGACAACCTCTCCGAGGCGATCCTGGTGTGTGATGACGACAGCCGCATCATCTCGGTCAACCCGGCGTTCGAGCAGATCACCGGCTACAGCAGCGAGGAGGTGTGTGGCCAGCGCCCCAGCATCCTCAAGTCCGGCCTGCACGATCAGACCTTCTATGCCGACATGTACCACGCGCTGGAGCGGGTGGGGGTATGGCGCGGCGAGGTGTGGAACAAGCGCAAGAACGGCAAGCTCTACCCGCAGCAGCTGATGATCAGCACCCTGCGCGAAGGGGGCAAGATTCAGCAATATATCGCCATTTTCAGCGATCTTTCCCAGACCAAGCTCGCCGAACAGAAGATCGCGGCACAGGCCAACTATGACAACCTGACCAGCCTGCCCAACCGCTGGCTGTTTGGCCGCTGTCTCGGTCGTTTCTGCGAGCGGGGCGAACGCTTCGCCCTGATGGTGCTCGACCTCAACAACTTCAAGGCGGTCAACAACAGCATGGATCACCATGCCGGTGACGCCCTGCTGCGGGAGGTGTCGGATCGGCTGGTGAGCCGGGTGCGCACCGAGGATCTGGTGGCCCGCATCGGTGGTGACGAGTTTGCCTTTCTGGTGCCGGGCATAGTGACCCGCCGTCAGGCAGAGGTGTTTGCCAAGCAGGTGATCGGCAGCTTTGCCCGCCCCTTCATGCTGGCCAACCAGCACCTCTACGTGACGGCGACGGTGGGGATGACCCTCTGCCCCATCGATGGCAGCGAGAGCGACGAGCTGCTGCGCAACGCCGAGCAGGCGCTGTTTGCTGCCAAACGGCAGGGACGGCTGATCGGCACCTACTGCTCCTCCATGCGCGAAGAGGTGCGCCAGCGTCACCAGATGCAGCAGGATCTGGCGGAGGCGATCAAGCAGGAGCAGCTGACCATGGCCTACCAGCCCATCTGGGACAACCGCAGCGGGAGGGTGGCCAAGCTGGAGGCGCTGGTTCGCTGGTATCATCCCCAGTGGGGACAGGTTTCACCGGCCGAGTTCATTCCACTGGCGGAGGAGGCGGGGCTGATCCAGGGGCTGGGGTCATTGGTGCTGTGGCAGTCGTGTCGGGATCTGGCGCGTTTGCAGCGCTCCGGTTTTCCGGAGCTGCAGATGTCGATCAACCGCTCCACCATGGAGTTCCAGACCATAGATCCGGAAGCGAGCGAGTGGCTCAAGGTGATCCACCATTTTGAGCTCGATCCTGCCGACATCGTCATCGAAATTACCGAATCTCTGCTGATGGAGAGCAGCGATCAGCACAGGGTGCGGATCGATGCCCTGCGCGAGGCGGGCTGCAAGCTGGCCATCGATGACTTTGGCACCGGCTACTCGGCGCTCAACTATCTGCGCACATTCCCGGTCGATCTGGTCAAAATCGACCGATCTTTCGTGCGCCATATTCCCTTCAACGAGCAGGATCGGATGCTGCTGGACGGCATCATCAACATAGTGCACAACCTCGGGATGCAGGTGGTGATCGAAGGGGTGGAGACTCGCGAGCAGCTCAACTTCCTCTGCCAGAAGGGGTGTGCCTTTACCCAGGGTTATCTGCTCAGTCGTCCGCTCGCCTACGACGATCTCACCGAATATCTGCAGCTCAACGACAAGAACATGTTTTTGCAGGCTCGTTCCAGCTGA
- a CDS encoding substrate-binding periplasmic protein, translating to MNLLIALLLAAQSSPHLKVCGVDWPPFSYAEQGNLKEGISVEIHQEVAHRLGMSLTLLELPWGRCEQYVNTELADGILDNAPLPGCYHSDLATAFYPLAAYVRTDSPLQTFSWEMAKGLKVGMVRGYDYTDKIKNFTGWEPIKAHSDKQLLLMLEKSRVDMIVLDYFSAPILSKEQDVKIRALTPFIDSTPLYLCFGKQRAELLPAYNKALQQMLDEGVLDRIYMRYLGEDYRTLRGKQEKLKPAQ from the coding sequence ATGAACCTGCTCATCGCCTTGCTGCTCGCCGCCCAGAGCAGCCCCCATCTCAAGGTCTGTGGCGTGGACTGGCCCCCCTTCTCCTATGCCGAACAGGGCAACCTGAAAGAGGGGATATCGGTCGAGATCCATCAGGAGGTGGCACATCGCCTCGGCATGAGCCTCACCCTGCTCGAACTGCCATGGGGACGCTGCGAACAGTACGTCAACACCGAGCTGGCGGACGGTATTCTCGACAATGCCCCCCTGCCCGGCTGCTACCACTCTGACCTTGCTACTGCTTTCTACCCGCTGGCTGCCTATGTACGCACCGACAGCCCGCTGCAGACTTTCTCATGGGAGATGGCCAAGGGATTGAAAGTGGGGATGGTCAGGGGCTATGACTACACGGACAAGATCAAGAACTTCACCGGCTGGGAACCCATCAAGGCCCACTCCGACAAACAGTTGCTGCTGATGCTGGAGAAGAGCCGGGTCGACATGATAGTGCTGGATTACTTCTCGGCCCCCATCCTCTCCAAGGAGCAGGACGTCAAGATCCGCGCCCTCACCCCCTTTATCGATTCAACCCCGCTCTATCTCTGCTTTGGCAAACAGAGAGCAGAGCTGCTGCCCGCCTACAACAAGGCGCTGCAGCAGATGCTGGACGAGGGCGTGCTGGATCGCATCTATATGCGCTATCTCGGGGAGGATTACCGGACGCTGCGGGGCAAGCAGGAGAAATTGAAACCGGCGCAGTGA
- a CDS encoding class I SAM-dependent methyltransferase has product MQILLEDPAKAALADALASQLAQIDLPQFALVFTPERLELRKLDEPKLGAVYVDFVEGAVAHRRKFGGGRGQSIAKAVGLKSGATPTVVDATAGLGRDAFVLASLGCRVTMIERSPVVAALLQDGLARAAEDSEIGPWVRERMQLLHGPAVDTLLGLTERPEVIYLDPMFPHKQKSALVKKEMRVFQSLVGPDLDADALLPAALQMAEKRVVVKRPDYAGWLNEQKPSMAIETKSNRFDVYVMAALAS; this is encoded by the coding sequence ATGCAAATCCTCCTCGAAGACCCCGCCAAGGCCGCGCTGGCAGACGCGCTGGCCAGCCAGCTTGCCCAGATAGACCTTCCCCAGTTTGCTCTGGTATTTACCCCGGAGCGGCTGGAGCTGCGCAAGCTGGATGAGCCCAAGCTGGGGGCCGTCTACGTGGATTTCGTCGAAGGGGCAGTCGCCCATCGCCGCAAGTTTGGCGGCGGTCGCGGTCAGTCCATTGCCAAGGCGGTGGGGCTCAAGTCGGGGGCGACTCCGACCGTGGTCGATGCCACGGCCGGGCTGGGGCGCGATGCCTTTGTGCTGGCCTCTCTCGGTTGCCGGGTGACCATGATTGAGCGCAGCCCCGTGGTAGCAGCCCTGCTGCAGGATGGTCTGGCACGCGCCGCAGAAGACTCCGAGATCGGCCCATGGGTACGCGAGCGGATGCAGCTGCTGCACGGCCCTGCGGTGGATACCCTGCTGGGGCTGACCGAACGGCCCGAGGTGATCTACCTCGACCCCATGTTCCCGCACAAGCAGAAGTCGGCGCTGGTGAAAAAAGAGATGCGGGTATTCCAGTCTCTGGTGGGGCCGGATCTCGATGCGGATGCCCTGCTGCCAGCAGCGCTCCAGATGGCAGAGAAGCGGGTGGTGGTGAAGCGCCCCGACTACGCTGGCTGGCTCAACGAACAGAAGCCGAGCATGGCCATCGAAACCAAGAGCAACCGCTTCGATGTCTACGTAATGGCGGCACTGGCGAGTTAA